A region from the Polaribacter sp. Hel1_33_78 genome encodes:
- the hisC gene encoding histidinol-phosphate transaminase, with amino-acid sequence MKITFNINNLIRENIKSLKPYSSARDEYKDVSAAEMIFLDANENPFQNGVNRYPDPQQHTVKDLLSEIKGIDKKNMLLGNGSDEVLDLIFRAFCEPNRDNIITLPPTYGMYSVLANLNAIENRTVLLNEDFQPKVSQIIEAADSNSKILFLCSPNNPTGNSFTADAVEELLLNFNGVVVLDEAYIDFSNKETWLTKLDEFPNLIITQTLSKAYGLAGIRLGICYASKEIIKILNNIKPPYNINELTQQRAMIRLQKMTEIKNEIAQLISERKRLKKELEYCVPFIEKVYPSDGNFLLIKVDDATKRYNELIAYGIVIRNRTTQPLCDNCLRISVGVFEENQRLIRTLKSIS; translated from the coding sequence ATGAAAATAACTTTTAACATCAACAACCTAATTAGAGAAAACATTAAATCTCTAAAACCTTATTCCTCTGCAAGAGACGAGTATAAGGATGTATCTGCTGCTGAAATGATTTTCTTGGATGCAAATGAGAATCCATTTCAAAACGGTGTAAATCGATATCCAGACCCACAACAACATACGGTAAAAGATTTGTTATCTGAAATTAAAGGAATTGACAAGAAAAACATGTTATTAGGAAATGGTAGTGATGAAGTTTTAGATTTAATTTTCAGAGCCTTTTGTGAGCCAAATAGAGATAATATTATCACGTTACCTCCAACTTATGGCATGTATAGCGTTTTGGCAAATTTAAATGCTATTGAAAACAGAACCGTTTTATTAAACGAAGATTTTCAGCCTAAAGTGAGTCAGATTATAGAGGCAGCGGATTCAAATAGTAAAATTTTGTTTTTGTGTTCTCCAAATAATCCCACAGGAAATAGTTTTACTGCTGATGCCGTTGAAGAATTACTTTTAAATTTTAATGGCGTAGTGGTTTTAGATGAAGCTTATATTGATTTTTCAAATAAAGAAACTTGGTTAACAAAATTAGACGAATTTCCTAATTTAATAATAACACAAACTTTATCAAAAGCCTATGGTCTTGCAGGAATACGTTTGGGGATCTGTTATGCTTCAAAAGAAATTATTAAAATTTTAAATAATATAAAACCGCCCTATAACATAAACGAGCTAACCCAGCAAAGAGCAATGATAAGATTGCAAAAAATGACTGAGATTAAAAATGAAATTGCTCAATTAATTAGTGAAAGAAAACGCCTGAAAAAAGAGTTGGAATATTGTGTTCCTTTTATTGAAAAAGTATATCCTTCAGATGGTAACTTTCTATTAATAAAAGTTGACGACGCTACAAAACGTTACAATGAATTAATAGCCTATGGAATTGTCATAAGAAATAGAACGACACAGCCTTTATGTGATAATTGTTTACGTATAAGTGTTGGAGTTTTTGAAGAAAATCAACGTTTGATTAGAACTTTAAAATCCATATCATAA
- the hisB gene encoding bifunctional histidinol-phosphatase/imidazoleglycerol-phosphate dehydratase HisB, whose amino-acid sequence MSKKVLFIDRDGTLVIEPPVDYQLDSLEKLEFYPKVFQYMAKIASELEYELVMVTNQDGLGTSSFPEDTFWPAQNKVMSAFEKEGVIFSDVLIDKTFPHENAATRKPRTGLLTKYFSEEYDLENSFVLGDRITDMELAKNLGSKGIYLSENPLLGFDEIETSKQEISDCIALTSKNWAEIYEFLKLKDRVAEITRNTNETKIYIKLNLDGSGKNDISTGLSFFDHMLDQIGRHGAMDLTIKVDGDLEVDEHHTIEDTMIAFGELFNKALGNKLGIERYGFCLPMDDCLAQVAVDFGGRNWLEWDAKFKREKVGDMPTEMFFHLFKSFTDGAKCNLNIKAEGVNEHHKIEGIFKAFAKAMKMAVKRDANKMFLPSTKGML is encoded by the coding sequence ATGAGTAAAAAAGTATTATTTATTGACAGAGATGGAACTTTAGTTATTGAGCCACCTGTAGATTATCAATTAGATAGTTTAGAAAAGTTAGAATTTTACCCAAAAGTATTTCAATACATGGCAAAAATTGCTTCAGAATTGGAATATGAATTGGTAATGGTTACAAATCAAGATGGTTTGGGTACAAGCTCTTTTCCCGAAGATACTTTTTGGCCAGCGCAAAATAAAGTGATGAGTGCCTTTGAAAAAGAGGGCGTGATTTTTTCTGATGTTCTCATTGATAAGACTTTTCCGCATGAAAATGCTGCAACTAGAAAACCAAGGACAGGTTTGTTAACCAAGTACTTTTCTGAAGAGTATGATTTAGAAAATTCGTTCGTTTTAGGTGATCGGATTACAGATATGGAATTGGCTAAAAATTTAGGGTCTAAGGGAATTTATTTATCTGAAAACCCTTTATTAGGATTTGATGAAATAGAAACTTCAAAACAAGAAATTTCAGATTGCATCGCTTTAACTAGTAAGAATTGGGCTGAAATTTATGAGTTTTTAAAATTAAAAGATCGAGTTGCAGAAATCACAAGGAACACCAATGAAACCAAAATTTATATAAAATTAAATTTAGATGGTTCGGGTAAAAATGATATCAGTACTGGTTTATCATTTTTCGACCATATGCTCGATCAAATTGGAAGACATGGTGCTATGGATTTAACCATAAAAGTTGATGGAGATTTAGAAGTTGATGAACATCACACAATAGAAGACACCATGATTGCTTTTGGTGAATTATTCAACAAAGCACTTGGGAATAAATTAGGTATTGAAAGGTATGGTTTTTGTTTACCCATGGATGATTGTTTGGCGCAAGTTGCGGTTGACTTTGGTGGTAGAAATTGGTTAGAATGGGATGCTAAATTTAAACGAGAAAAAGTTGGTGATATGCCAACAGAAATGTTTTTTCACTTGTTTAAATCTTTTACAGATGGCGCAAAATGTAATTTAAATATAAAAGCTGAAGGAGTAAACGAACATCATAAAATAGAAGGTATTTTTAAGGCGTTTGCAAAAGCAATGAAAATGGCCGTTAAAAGGGATGCTAATAAAATGTTTTTACCATCAACAAAAGGAATGTTATAG